In a genomic window of Numenius arquata chromosome 5, bNumArq3.hap1.1, whole genome shotgun sequence:
- the LOC141464784 gene encoding uncharacterized protein: protein MSAWLQTAVTGYLLVALQGSHRVLEITERRMVAVGSSVLLHAPDIQNVGFMEWEYIRNATSEFILQYYADHQSPTIYLPYQGRVVFYPENGSLLLQRVRESDSGIYKATVDLMQDKAWTTLLEVIQPVLQPELQYSSNLAGSPIELVCVVPEGRVDSISWKKDGQPLSPEKCYGLSGDMLQIRKGEKSDCGSFSCNVSNVISWKEAELNLTVTGLTPRLRHMQRVTVVALVFLTASTVSFVVLLCRLRECSSGKEALKHLSLFAHELLCISSLLLLASSIIWMQEEGLSAAFFLFGLFLFIGAIGTAQVAVAVVWRPAALSHFKNTVWHQVIRNSIAPTMLINWLFSLLLLHNTQQLHERGCSEAIDLTLSCVLAAVVILLTLLVHILLCYHRSKQKGKMTKKQDTTQDIQTTTTLVVEET from the exons ACCTGTTGGTGGCTTTGCAGGGGTCCCACAGGGTGCTGGAAATCACGGAGAGGAGAATGGTGGCTGTGGGTTCCTCCGTCCTGCTGCACGCGCCCGATATCCAGAACGTCGGCTTCATGGAGTGGGAGTATATCAGAAACGCCACCTCGGAGTTCATCCTGCAGTACTACGCGGATCACCAGTCTCCCACCATCTACTTGCCTTACCAAGGCAGGGTGGTTTTCTACCCAGAGAACGGCTCCCTTCTCCTGCAGAGGGTGCGGGAGTCAGACAGCGGCATCTATAAGGCAACAGTTGACCTGATGCAGGACAAAGCGTGGACAACCCTCCTTGAAGTTATCC AGCCTGTGCTCCAGCCTGAGCTCCAGTACAGTTCGAACCTGGCAGGTTCTCCCATCGAGCTGGTCTGCGTGGTGCCAGAGGGAAGGGTGGATTCCATCTCCTGGAAGAAGGACGGACAACCCCTTTCCCCTGAAAAGTGCTATGGGCTCTCTGGAGACATGCTGCAGataaggaagggagagaagtcaGACTGCGGCTCCTTCTCCTGCAACGTCAGCAACGTGATAAGCTGGAAGGAGGCAGAACTGAACCTGACGGTGACAG GTCTCACCCCTCGTCTACGCCACATGCAGAGGGTGACCGTCGTCGCGCTGGTGTTCCTCACCGCCTCCACTGTTAGCTTCGTGGTCCTGCTCTGTCGGCTGAGGGAGTGCAGTTCAG GAAAGGAAGCATTGAAACACCTAAGTCTGTTCGCCCACGAACTGCTGTGtatctcctctctcctcctgcttgCCAGCTCCATCATCTGGATGCAGGAAGAAG GTCTTTCTGCTGCCTTCTTCTTGTTTGGGTTGTTCCTCTTCATTGGGGCGATAGGAACCGCCCAGGTGGCAGTTGCAGTGGTGTGGAGACCAGCAGCTCTCAGCCACTTCAAAAACACAGTGT GGCACCAAGTTATCCGGAACTCCATAGCCCCCACAATGCTGATCAACTGGTTGTTCTCCCTCCTCTTGCTCCACAATACCCAGCAGCTCCATG AGCGGGGCTGCTCAGAGGCCATCGATCTGACCCTCAGCTGTGTCTTGGCTGCTGTAGTCATCCTCCTAACGCTGCTGGTGCACATCCTCCTGTGCT atCACAGGAGTAAGCAGAAGGGGAAGATGACGAAAAAACAGGACACCACCCAGGACATACAGACCACGACCACCTTG GTGGTGGAAGAAACCTGa
- the LOC141464954 gene encoding tumor necrosis factor ligand superfamily member 10-like, whose amino-acid sequence MAPHQPSAGTFLRSDSGGSETPMLAEGPDPAPGAGGARGGRRGRRCGPLWGSVAVMAILALQIASTTGLFVYFTMAISKLKAQAPGSAEELRCLQVLNRQQEGSSLEELISNQSCLKLANTIKAYVATVTENVIRRSAVKEARRSHFNASEGQVPPKTAGKPSAHLTLRPQSLAQGGNSKRFGNLSQSCRHAIARWEDSTIYSHLQNITYRDGRLRVNQAGKYYVYSQIYFRYPSDGGGARLSVPQLVQCINWKTSYSQPILLLKGVGTKCWAPEADYGLHALYQGGLFELRAGDELFVSVSSLAIEYNDPAASYFGAFRLDL is encoded by the exons ATGGCCCCGCACCAGCCCAGCGCCGGGACCTTCCTGCGCTCCGACAGCGGCGGCTCCGAGACCCCCATGCTGGCGGAGGGCCCCGACCCCGCTCCCGgtgccggcggggcgcggggggggcggcgggggcggcggtgcGGGCCGCTGTGGGGCAGCGTGGCCGTTATGGCCATCCTCGCCCTGCAGATCGCCTCCACCACCGGCCTCTTCGTCTACTTCACCATGGCCATCTCCAAG CTCAAAGCCCAGGCGCCCGGGAGTGCGGAGGAGCTGCGGTGCCTGCAGGTCCTCAACCGGCAGCAGGAGGGCTCCAGCCTGGAGGAGCTCATCAGCAACCAGTCCTGCCTCAAGCTGGCCAACACCATCAAAGCCTACGTGGCCACG GTGACGGAGAACGTCATCCGCCGGAGCGCGGTGAAGG AGGCCCGGCGGAGCCACTTCAACGCCTCGGAGGGGCAGGTTCCTCCCAAAACAGCCGGCAAACCCTCGGCACATCTCACCCTGCGCCCCCAGAGCCTGGCCCAGGGCG gcAACTCCAAGCGCTTCGGGAACCTCTCCCAGTCCTGCCGCCATGCCATCGCCCGCTGGGAAGACAGCACCATCTACTCCCACCTGCAGAACATCACCTACCGGGACGGCCGGCTGCGGGTCAACCAGGCGGGCAAGTACTACGTCTACTCCCAGATCTATTTCCGCTACCCCAGCGACGGGGGGGGCGCCCGCCTCTCCGTCCCCCAGCTCGTCCAGTGCATCAACTGGAAGACCTCCTACAGCCAGCCCATCCTCCTGCTCAAAGGGGTGGGCACCAAGTGCTGGGCACCCGAGGCGGACTATGGGCTCCACGCTCTCTACCAGGGGGGGCTGTTCGAGCTGAGGGCCGGCGACGAGCTCTTCGTCTCCGTCTCCTCCTTGGCCATCGAGTACAACGACCCGGCCGCCAGCTACTTCGGGGCCTTTCGGCTCGACCTGTGA
- the LOC141464932 gene encoding cell adhesion molecule CEACAM1-like, with the protein MLPLLLLLLFLLACPGSSVAGLAITARTLPPCYSADLRPASERLVSAVGCTVLLTVPPPRASQVVFWEYKSGPQEGVILSYAFDRAPNTSRPYENRTRFNETDFSLQMVLQRGDDRLYRFRSESEATGWFQLLVVEPLSEPEIVGNSSVKAGANTKLVCNVLEGKADLYWWKKNGELLLGSDHIQFVDNSTLCILKASMNDSGYYACVVRNEVSQNETSFLLHVQHAANVLLPVILACVVVGSLAGVLVWCRRDRPCRNVCR; encoded by the exons ATgttgccccttctcctcctcctcctcttcctcctcgcctGCCCCGGCAGCTCGGTAGCCGGGCTGGCCATCACAG CACGCACGCTTCCTCCCTGCTACTCTGCCGACCTCCGGCCGGCCTCGGAGAGACTCGTCTCGGCCGTGGGCTGCACCGTGCTCCTGACCGTGCCGCCGCCGAGGGCCAGCCAAGTTGTCTTCTGGGAGTACAAAAGTGGCCCGCAGGAAGGAGTCATCCTCAGCTACGCCTTCGATAGAGCCCCCAACACGTCTCGCCCCTACGAGAACCGCACCCGGTTCAATGAGACGGACTTCTCGCTGCAGATGGTGCTGCAGCGGGGGGACGACCGGCTGTACCGCTTCAGGTCTGAGTCGGAGGCCACGGGCTGGTTCCAGCTGCTTGTTGTCG AACCCCTGTCCGAGCCAGAAATCGTGGGCAACTCGTCAGTGAAGGCAGGAGCCAACACCAAACTGGTTTGCAACGTCCTGGAAGGGAAGGCAGACTTGTACTGGTGGAAGAAAaatggggagctgctgctgggaagcgACCACATCCAGTTTGTGGACAACAGCACCCTGTGCATCCTGAAAGCCTCGATGAACGACAGCGGCTACTACGCCTGCGTGGTCCGCAACGAAGTCAGCCAGAACGAAACCTCCTTCCTGCTCCACGTCCAGC ACGCTGCCAACGTGCTGTTGCCCGTGATCCTGGCGTGCGTGGTCGTGGGCTCGCTCGCAG GTGTCTTGGTCTGGTGCAGAAGGGATCGCCCGTGTCGCAACGTCTGTAG GTAG